In Deinococcus aquaedulcis, the genomic stretch GCGCCGCCGCGCTCGGCCCAGCCCACGGCCGGAAACCAGCGCATGCCCAGGCCGTGCAGCCACGCGCGCTTTTCGCCTGCCGCAAAGTCCACGTACGCCTGTGCCCACTGACGGGGCCAGTGGTCCTCGGGGCGGTCGAAGGCAGCGGTGGTCATCCAGTCGCGCAGGGCCAGCTCGTGCGAGTCGTGGATGCCCAAGCGGCGCTGCTCCGGGCTGTCCACGAAAAACAGGCCTCCCAGCGACCAGAAGGCCTGGCCCCCCAGGTTCTGCTCGCCTTCCTGGTCCAGCAGCAGCACGCGCTGCCCGGCATCGGCCAGTTCGGCGGCGGCCACCAGCCCGGCGAGGCCCGCGCCAACCACAAGTACGTCCGTTTCCAGTGTGGGCATGGCCTATTTAAACAGGGACAGAGGCCACTGCCGCGCCCTACCGGGCCTTGCTGGCGCACACGGGCCGCTCCATTTGCCCCTAACCTTCATCTTCTCTCAAGGCAATTTGGGATTCCTCGTCATGGGATGTGAAAACGGCCAATTGCGGGCCAAATTTCGGTGAATGGCGTGTTGGGCCAACTGTCAGGTGGGGTGACGATTCTCACCCTACGCTGGGGCCGTTCCACCCCCACTGCGGGGGCATTCCACACACCCGGAGGGATCACCATGACCATGACGAACGAAACTGTGCTGGACAAACTGCAGTACCTGCTGGGCACCCTGCGCGACGGCGAGAAAGGCTTTAAGGACGCCGCCGAGCACGCCACCGACCCCCAGCTGCGCCAGCTGTTCATGGAGCGCAGCGTGCAGCGTGCCCAGATGGCGGGCGACGTGGAAAGCCACATCAGCCGCCTGGGCGACAAGCCCCGCGAGCACGGCAGCGTGGGCGCCGCCCTGCACCGCACCTGGCTGAACGTGCGCGACGCCCTGACCGGCCGCGACGACTATCAGGTGGTCGCCGAGTGCGAGCGCGGTGAAGACGTGGCCGTGGAAAACTACCAGGACGTGCTGAAAGAAGCCGAACTGCCCGCCGACATCCGCGCCTTCGTGGAGGGGCAGTACGCCCAGGTGAAAGCCAGCCACGACCAGATCCGCGACATGAAGCACAGCATGCAGGCCAGCTGAGCCACCCAGCTGAGCCGCACCGTGAAGAGCGCGCCGCCCTGTAACCGGGGCGGCGCGCTCCTTTGCTACTTTTTCTCCTTAGCCCCGGCGGCGGCGGCGCAGGCGCTCCATCGCGGAGTCCAGGCTCAGGCGCATGCGTTCCAGGGCCTGGGCCAGATCCCCGATCTCGTCGTTGCGCTCAGCCTGCACCGGGCGCGACAGGTCGCCCATGCTGATCGAGTCGGCGATCTTCACCAGCTGCTCAATGGGCTCCACCACGCGCCGGGCGGCCCGCAGCGCGAGGTACGCCGCCAGACCCAGCGCCAGCAGCGACACGAACATCACCAGCAGT encodes the following:
- a CDS encoding PA2169 family four-helix-bundle protein; this encodes MTMTNETVLDKLQYLLGTLRDGEKGFKDAAEHATDPQLRQLFMERSVQRAQMAGDVESHISRLGDKPREHGSVGAALHRTWLNVRDALTGRDDYQVVAECERGEDVAVENYQDVLKEAELPADIRAFVEGQYAQVKASHDQIRDMKHSMQAS